From the Nocardiopsis changdeensis genome, one window contains:
- a CDS encoding DUF4913 domain-containing protein gives MAGNEDWLNELNEYANSGGEADDAEGLHYRNAVDFFENYFRHVYKRRVGVRNQYRWSARWWENAEALIRIDAVWRSWESLRNDPSTGISTWLRDHADYHMGILLSPDGPMATAEDGNGHGDPLPHDPPPPGYFPEY, from the coding sequence ATGGCCGGCAACGAGGACTGGCTGAACGAATTGAACGAATACGCCAACAGCGGTGGCGAAGCCGACGACGCCGAAGGCCTCCACTACAGGAACGCGGTCGACTTCTTCGAGAACTACTTCCGCCACGTCTACAAACGGCGGGTGGGGGTCCGCAACCAATACCGGTGGTCCGCGCGCTGGTGGGAGAACGCCGAGGCGCTCATCCGCATCGACGCCGTCTGGCGGTCGTGGGAGAGCCTGCGCAACGACCCCTCCACCGGTATCAGCACCTGGCTGCGCGACCACGCGGACTACCACATGGGCATCCTGCTCTCCCCGGACGGCCCCATGGCCACGGCGGAGGACGGCAACGGGCACGGCGATCCCCTACCCCATGACCCACCGCCGCCGGGGTACTTCCCCGAATACTGA
- a CDS encoding SCO6880 family protein, producing MTRTVRTYGNWRVPASAGLMGLGTLGTVFLLGSLVIIVFVVMVAGLLRGAIAGAVLGIVLLAVLTKDKHGKSTMSKMGVRMLWWKARSLGAHLYRSGPLGRVPWGRYQLPGIAAPLRLSEYQDSYGRPFALLHLPSNGNHFSVVVATEPDGAALVDVEQVDSWVAEWGHWLANLGDEPDLVAASVTVETSPDTGTRLHREVVGQIDEQSPLFARQVLLETVGAYPHGSSLVRAYVALTFSPGRDKKITPEEMGRDLAARLPGLTQALTSTGAGAARPLPAQELCEVIRVAYDPAAAVLIDEAHSAGEVPEIEWTDVGPTAHQAGWDKIRHDSALSISWTMTAAPRGNVQSSILTRLLAPHPDIARKRVTLLYRPLDPAKAAGVVEADLRAAEFRATSSAKPTARDMLATRSARATAAEEAAGAGLVNFGMVVTATVEDLDKEADARAAIANLSAASRLRLRPAYGAQDSTFAAGLPLGIVLPMHLRIPVEIREQM from the coding sequence ATGACCCGTACCGTGCGCACGTACGGGAACTGGCGGGTCCCCGCGTCGGCGGGCCTCATGGGGCTGGGAACGCTCGGCACGGTCTTCCTCCTCGGGAGCCTGGTGATCATCGTCTTCGTGGTGATGGTCGCCGGGCTCCTCCGGGGCGCCATCGCCGGCGCGGTCCTGGGCATCGTCCTCCTCGCCGTGCTCACCAAGGACAAGCACGGCAAAAGCACCATGTCGAAGATGGGAGTACGGATGCTCTGGTGGAAGGCGCGCTCCCTTGGCGCCCACCTCTACCGTTCCGGTCCGCTGGGCCGTGTGCCCTGGGGCCGCTACCAGCTTCCGGGAATCGCCGCCCCGCTGCGGCTGAGCGAGTACCAGGACTCCTACGGCCGCCCGTTCGCCCTGCTGCACCTGCCCTCCAACGGCAACCACTTCTCCGTCGTCGTCGCGACCGAGCCGGACGGCGCCGCCCTGGTGGACGTCGAGCAGGTCGACTCCTGGGTGGCGGAGTGGGGCCACTGGCTTGCCAACCTGGGGGACGAGCCGGACCTGGTAGCCGCCTCGGTGACCGTCGAGACCTCCCCGGACACCGGGACCCGGCTGCACCGCGAGGTCGTCGGGCAGATCGACGAGCAGTCCCCCCTGTTCGCCCGGCAGGTCCTCCTGGAGACCGTGGGCGCCTACCCGCACGGCTCCTCCCTGGTCCGGGCGTACGTGGCACTGACCTTCTCACCCGGACGCGACAAGAAGATCACCCCCGAGGAGATGGGCCGGGACCTCGCCGCCCGGCTCCCCGGCCTCACCCAGGCCCTGACCTCGACGGGGGCCGGCGCCGCCCGGCCGCTGCCCGCACAGGAGCTGTGCGAGGTGATCCGCGTCGCCTACGACCCGGCCGCCGCCGTCCTCATCGACGAGGCGCACTCGGCGGGCGAGGTGCCCGAGATCGAGTGGACGGACGTGGGTCCCACCGCCCACCAGGCCGGCTGGGACAAGATCAGGCACGACAGCGCGCTGTCCATCTCGTGGACCATGACCGCCGCACCGCGAGGCAACGTGCAGTCGAGCATCCTGACCCGGCTGCTCGCCCCCCACCCCGACATCGCGCGCAAGCGCGTCACCCTGCTGTACCGGCCGCTGGACCCGGCGAAGGCGGCAGGTGTGGTGGAGGCGGACCTGCGGGCCGCCGAGTTCCGGGCCACATCGAGTGCCAAGCCGACGGCGCGCGACATGCTCGCGACCCGCTCGGCCCGGGCGACGGCAGCGGAGGAGGCCGCGGGGGCGGGCCTGGTGAACTTCGGGATGGTCGTCACCGCCACCGTCGAGGACCTGGACAAGGAGGCGGACGCCCGGGCCGCGATCGCCAACCTGTCGGCGGCGTCGCGGCTGCGGCTGCGTCCCGCCTACGGAGCGCAGGACTCCACCTTCGCGGCAGGCCTTCCCCTGGGCATCGTCCTGCCCATGCACCTGAGGATTCCCGTGGAGATCAGGGAGCAGATGTGA
- a CDS encoding ATP/GTP-binding protein, with amino-acid sequence MSRKRRKGGTDRFRSRPEAVEAPKVQPKRPGPRGWTSYGAGESTIVEMAPEWRGTTVQVCGLWPFAVGSGTPMVGVPIGRNIMTGATLCCDPISWFQRANLISNPSMFVLGKPGLGKSTITRRMATGLSGYGVQPFILGDLKPDYVDLVEALGGQVISLGRGQGHLNVLDPGQASEELHRLPADARTKLMADVHGRRLTMVTALLTIMRSAPVSDREETILDRALKVLDERHQGTPVLNDLLKCIQDAPDAVRQVALDRGSLTRYQEVTDHLEASLIGLVGGGRLGETFSRPTTTPMKRDRPVVFDVSGIDDTEMDLQAAVLLACWSTGFATINLSHALADAGLEPRRHYFVILDELWRALRAGHGMVDRVDALTRLNRQRGVGMAMISHTMSDLMSLPSEEDRNKAKGFVERSGMVVCGGLPRAEMPMLSSVIPFSLAEQEMLGSWQDPPAWDSHAGAESAPPGRGKFLVKVGGRPGIPVQVQLTEAEKSINDTNKLWHTVSRTGAVTEDGEAGERSGAEDPVEESTG; translated from the coding sequence GTGAGCCGGAAACGACGCAAGGGGGGCACGGACCGCTTCCGCAGCCGCCCTGAGGCCGTCGAGGCGCCCAAGGTACAGCCCAAGCGACCCGGACCGCGCGGCTGGACCTCCTACGGCGCGGGCGAGTCCACCATCGTGGAGATGGCCCCGGAGTGGCGCGGGACGACCGTGCAGGTGTGCGGGCTGTGGCCGTTCGCGGTCGGCAGCGGCACACCGATGGTCGGTGTGCCGATCGGGCGCAACATCATGACGGGGGCGACGCTGTGCTGCGACCCCATCTCGTGGTTCCAGCGGGCCAACCTGATCTCGAACCCGTCGATGTTCGTGCTGGGCAAGCCCGGTCTGGGCAAGTCGACCATCACCCGGCGCATGGCGACCGGCCTGTCCGGCTACGGCGTACAGCCGTTCATCCTGGGCGACCTCAAGCCCGACTACGTCGATCTGGTGGAGGCCCTGGGGGGCCAGGTCATCAGCCTGGGCCGCGGACAGGGCCACCTCAACGTGCTCGACCCGGGCCAGGCGAGCGAGGAGCTCCACCGGCTGCCCGCCGATGCCCGGACCAAGCTCATGGCGGACGTGCACGGCCGTCGGCTGACGATGGTCACCGCCCTGCTCACCATCATGCGGTCGGCCCCCGTGAGCGACCGCGAGGAGACGATCCTCGACCGCGCGCTGAAGGTGCTGGACGAGCGCCACCAGGGCACCCCGGTGCTGAACGACCTCCTCAAATGCATCCAGGACGCGCCCGACGCCGTCCGACAGGTCGCCCTGGACCGCGGGAGCCTGACCCGTTACCAGGAGGTCACCGACCACCTGGAGGCGTCGCTGATCGGGCTGGTGGGCGGCGGGCGGCTGGGAGAGACCTTCTCCCGGCCGACCACCACTCCGATGAAGCGCGACCGGCCCGTCGTCTTCGACGTGTCCGGCATCGACGACACCGAGATGGACCTGCAGGCGGCCGTGCTACTGGCCTGCTGGTCCACCGGGTTCGCGACCATCAACCTCTCCCACGCCCTGGCGGACGCGGGCCTGGAACCGCGGCGGCACTACTTCGTCATCCTGGACGAGCTCTGGCGGGCCCTGCGCGCCGGCCACGGGATGGTCGACCGGGTCGACGCCCTGACCCGCCTCAACCGCCAGCGGGGTGTGGGCATGGCGATGATCTCGCACACCATGAGCGACCTCATGTCACTGCCGAGCGAGGAGGACCGTAACAAGGCCAAGGGGTTCGTGGAGCGCTCGGGCATGGTGGTGTGCGGCGGTCTGCCCCGCGCCGAGATGCCGATGCTGTCCTCCGTCATCCCCTTCTCCCTGGCGGAGCAGGAGATGCTCGGCTCCTGGCAGGACCCCCCGGCCTGGGACTCCCACGCGGGAGCCGAGAGCGCGCCCCCCGGGCGCGGCAAGTTCCTCGTCAAGGTCGGCGGCCGTCCCGGTATCCCCGTGCAGGTGCAGCTGACCGAGGCGGAGAAGTCCATCAACGACACCAACAAGCTCTGGCACACCGTCTCCCGGACCGGCGCGGTCACGGAGGACGGGGAGGCCGGTGAGCGCTCCGGGGCCGAGGACCCGGTCGAGGAGAGCACAGGATGA
- a CDS encoding MinD/ParA family ATP-binding protein: protein MQVPIAGHRRIAVLSLKGGVGKTTTSVLLGSLMASQRESRVVAVDVNRDMGTLRDRVPLQTGLTVRDLFRDAASIRGFTELRGYVSANEERMHALVGDQVFGFREVEGRNGYGVVADVLERYYDIVLNDCGTGMGNPGMQRVLDLADQVVVVLEPASDAVRAAEATFDWLGRNGYADLVSGAIVVISKVDRRSASSPDIDTLEARFSGTVRAAVRIPFDEHLAWGRVIRFQELHESTRNACSHLALLSVEGLANMQRSGV, encoded by the coding sequence ATGCAGGTACCCATCGCGGGACACCGCCGTATCGCCGTCCTGAGCCTGAAGGGCGGCGTGGGCAAGACCACCACCAGCGTCCTCCTCGGATCCCTCATGGCCTCCCAGCGGGAGAGCAGGGTGGTGGCGGTCGACGTCAACCGGGACATGGGGACCCTGCGTGACCGGGTACCCCTGCAGACCGGGCTCACCGTCCGCGACCTCTTCCGGGACGCCGCATCCATCAGGGGTTTCACCGAGCTGCGGGGTTACGTCTCCGCGAACGAGGAGAGGATGCACGCCCTGGTCGGCGACCAGGTCTTCGGTTTCCGGGAGGTCGAGGGACGGAACGGCTACGGTGTGGTCGCCGATGTCCTGGAGCGGTACTACGACATCGTCCTCAACGACTGCGGCACCGGTATGGGCAACCCCGGGATGCAGCGGGTGCTGGATCTCGCGGACCAGGTCGTGGTCGTTCTCGAACCCGCCTCCGACGCGGTCCGGGCCGCGGAGGCGACCTTCGACTGGCTGGGCAGGAACGGCTACGCGGATCTCGTCTCCGGAGCCATCGTCGTCATTTCCAAGGTCGACCGGAGATCCGCGTCGTCCCCTGACATCGACACCCTCGAAGCCCGTTTCAGCGGGACGGTGAGGGCCGCCGTCCGGATCCCCTTCGACGAACACCTCGCGTGGGGGAGGGTCATCCGGTTCCAGGAACTGCACGAGTCCACGCGCAACGCGTGTTCCCATCTGGCGCTGCTGAGCGTGGAGGGGCTCGCGAACATGCAGAGGTCGGGTGTGTGA
- a CDS encoding type IV secretory system conjugative DNA transfer family protein — protein sequence MSRARKTPTGMNTEAVLIWVLIATVVLVLGTVWVAVRVGGGEAPANPFDVLFGVLGGRIAWGMPQTVVLGGQWILIVLVFTLALLMRRGSRARVDSSAAHMGRGDDLERLSEKGARAKAERLGVRGSPGVPLGRSVRDGRMLYGSWEDMHVDIWGPRTGKTTSRAIPAILEAPGAVLVTSNKRDVVDATRGVRQSSGPVWVFDPQGIALERPEWWWNPLSYVTDEVRAARLAGHFVAGSRDADAKTDAFFDGAAQDLLAGLLLAAALDGRSILQVYTWLTRPHDDEAVGILSAHEYNLVADNISGVVNSPEKQRGGVYGTAMQMVSCLTSRQIAPWISAQEGEGGETRPPFDPHEFVAAGGTLYSLSKEGKGSAGPLVTALTVAVVEAAEELATTQRGGRLSTPLLGVLDEAANVCRWNDLPSLYSHYGSRGIILMTILQSWSQGVDVWGQSGMRKLWSASNIKMYGGGVSEVEFLNELSQLIGDHEVDRASVSGGRQGRSVSWQVDRQRTMEVSDLGSMPPGRAVVIASGTPPTLVETVPWMSGKHKEKVLSSLQTYEP from the coding sequence ATGAGCAGAGCCCGTAAGACCCCGACCGGGATGAACACCGAAGCGGTGCTCATCTGGGTCCTCATCGCCACCGTGGTGCTGGTGCTGGGCACCGTGTGGGTGGCGGTGCGCGTCGGCGGAGGCGAGGCCCCCGCCAATCCGTTCGACGTCCTGTTCGGCGTACTGGGCGGCAGGATCGCCTGGGGGATGCCCCAGACGGTGGTCCTGGGCGGGCAGTGGATCCTGATCGTCCTGGTCTTCACCCTCGCCCTGCTCATGCGCCGCGGCTCGCGTGCGCGGGTGGACTCCTCCGCCGCCCACATGGGCCGCGGGGACGACCTGGAGCGATTGTCGGAGAAGGGCGCCCGCGCCAAGGCCGAGCGGCTCGGTGTGCGGGGCTCCCCCGGGGTGCCCCTCGGGCGCTCCGTACGGGACGGCCGCATGCTGTACGGCTCCTGGGAGGACATGCACGTCGACATCTGGGGCCCCCGCACGGGCAAGACGACCTCGCGGGCGATCCCGGCCATCCTGGAGGCGCCCGGCGCCGTCCTGGTCACCAGCAACAAGCGGGACGTGGTCGACGCCACCCGCGGAGTGCGCCAGAGCTCGGGCCCCGTGTGGGTCTTCGACCCCCAGGGCATCGCCCTGGAGAGGCCCGAGTGGTGGTGGAACCCCCTGTCCTACGTCACCGACGAGGTGAGGGCGGCCCGGCTCGCGGGCCACTTCGTGGCGGGGTCACGGGACGCCGACGCCAAGACCGACGCCTTCTTCGACGGGGCGGCCCAGGACCTGCTCGCGGGTCTGCTGCTCGCCGCGGCCCTGGACGGCCGGTCGATCCTCCAGGTGTACACGTGGCTCACCCGCCCGCACGACGACGAGGCCGTGGGCATCCTCTCGGCTCACGAGTACAACCTGGTGGCGGACAACATCTCCGGAGTGGTCAACTCCCCCGAGAAGCAGCGCGGGGGCGTGTACGGGACCGCCATGCAGATGGTCTCGTGCCTGACGAGCCGACAGATCGCGCCGTGGATCTCGGCGCAGGAGGGCGAGGGCGGAGAGACCCGGCCGCCCTTCGACCCGCACGAGTTCGTGGCCGCGGGCGGCACGCTGTACTCCCTGTCCAAGGAGGGCAAGGGGAGCGCGGGGCCGCTGGTGACGGCCCTGACGGTCGCGGTGGTGGAGGCGGCGGAGGAACTGGCCACCACCCAGCGGGGCGGACGCCTGAGCACACCCCTGCTGGGGGTGCTCGACGAGGCGGCGAACGTGTGCCGCTGGAACGACCTCCCGTCCCTGTACTCCCACTACGGCTCCCGCGGGATCATCCTGATGACGATCCTCCAGTCCTGGTCCCAGGGTGTGGACGTGTGGGGGCAGAGCGGCATGCGCAAGCTCTGGTCGGCCTCCAACATCAAGATGTACGGCGGCGGCGTCTCCGAGGTGGAGTTCCTCAACGAGCTCTCCCAGCTCATCGGCGACCACGAGGTCGACAGGGCCTCGGTCTCCGGCGGCAGGCAGGGGCGGTCCGTCTCCTGGCAGGTGGACAGGCAGCGGACCATGGAGGTCTCCGACCTCGGCTCGATGCCGCCGGGCAGGGCCGTGGTGATCGCCTCCGGCACCCCGCCGACGCTGGTGGAGACGGTGCCGTGGATGTCCGGCAAGCACAAGGAGAAGGTGCTCTCCTCCCTGCAGACCTACGAGCCCTGA